The following nucleotide sequence is from Nitratidesulfovibrio termitidis HI1.
TTCCTCGCGCACCTCCATCCACGATTCCTCGATGGAAATTTCCACGCCGGGCATGATGCGTCCGGGCACCACCAGGCGGCAGCGCTCCGCTATGGGGCCGCCGCGCTTCAGGTCTTCCCACAGCGCGGCACGCTGGCGCAGCAGGCGGTCCATTTTCTTCAGCGCGGCCTCCAGGCGGCGCACCGGTTCTTCCTTGCCCGCCGGGGTGTCCGCGGCCACGGCCTCGTAATGGATGATGCGCTGGCGCAGATCGCGGATGTTTTCCTCCAGCCGGGTGATCTTGCGGAATTTGAACGGGTCGTACCCCAGGTTGACCTTGGTGGGGGTGCCCTGAGCGCCGCCCAGCTGGTTTTCGATGTACACCACGCCCGCGCCGTGCACCGTGCCGCCCTGCACGCGGTCCTTCACGACAAGGTTTGCCCCGGCGTAGATGCGGCAGTGCAGGGCAAAGCGTTCGATGTACATGTTGCCGTGCGAGCGCAGTTCCGCGGTTTCGGCAAAGGGCACGCGCAGGGTGTCGCCCGCGTCGAGCAGGCAGCCCTTGCCGCCCTTGATGCCGCTTTCGCAGGCAATGGCCCCCCGCGCACGCACCACCGCGCCTTCCACCACTCCCTTGATCAGGATGTTGTCCGCCTGGATTTCGAAACCGGGTTTCACGTCGGCATGAATGGCCATGTCGCCCACGAAGAAGATGTTGCCGGTGTGGAAGTCCACGTCGCGGCGCACGTTGAGCATCTTCTTCACCGTGATCAGCCCGTCGTGATAGA
It contains:
- a CDS encoding FapA family protein, with product MPYYLRHHFEPDFDYMHLKPKADDAGNIDRYNLGYVQNVVKGQVLAELVPLEEAGEGPLDPRYVYDAPPAELPCGPNCDVDPGSPNRVVADANGYVFYHDGLITVKKMLNVRRDVDFHTGNIFFVGDMAIHADVKPGFEIQADNILIKGVVEGAVVRARGAIACESGIKGGKGCLLDAGDTLRVPFAETAELRSHGNMYIERFALHCRIYAGANLVVKDRVQGGTVHGAGVVYIENQLGGAQGTPTKVNLGYDPFKFRKITRLEENIRDLRQRIIHYEAVAADTPAGKEEPVRRLEAALKKMDRLLRQRAALWEDLKRGGPIAERCRLVVPGRIMPGVEISIEESWMEVREELRDVRIVLRDGELAVESPALPPSHGASHGASHGASHGASHGPSQR